The sequence TGCGGTCGGGATCGGGGCGCTTCGTCGCCGAGCAGGCGAGGACGAGGAGGCGGGCAGGTCGGGAGAAAGGGAGATCGGCTGGGCCAGCGGCGGAGCGATGTCGGTCCATGGAGACGCTTTCGCGACGGGGCCGGAGCCTCTCTCCGATCACTCATCCCGTCGCGAGGCCTCGCCCCTCCTCTGGCTCCGGGCCTCTACGCGTCGATGTCCCGCAGCCCTGCGATCGAGGGGGATTCGCCGTTCAGCCGGCCTTGCTAGCGTGGCCGCATCGTGCCGATCCACCCCGAACACCGCCACTTCTACCCGATCGACTGGCCGCAGCTCTCGGACGCGATCCGCTTCGGCCGGGCCGGCGGGCGCTGCGAGGCCTGCGGACGCCCGCACGGGCAGGTCATCGTCTGCCTGGACGAGGGGACGTGGTACGATGCCGAGGCCGGGCATTGGCGCTCCGGCCGGGGTCGGCCGCTGCGGCGCCCGCCCGGGCTCGCGGCCCTGGCCGAAGCCCGGCTGACGCTGCCGATCCTTGCGACCTGCCATCGGGCGCACGACACCAGCCTGAACGGCGACCGGGATCTGGCGGCGTGGTGCCAGCGCTGCCACCTGCTGCACGACCGGCCCGAGCATCTGCGGCGGCGCCGGCTCACCTATCTACGGCGCCGAGCCCTCGGCGATCTGTTCCTCGGTCCCTACCCGCTCCCGTGAATGGCGCGGCTCAGGACCGTCCGGCCGGACCACGGCCATAGGTTCCGGGTTCCTGCGGGGGAATGCCGGGACCGGCGGGACCGTGACCATGGTACGGGTTGGCGCCGCGTCCGATGAAGCGGCCCGCCACCCAGCCGGAGCCGCCGTAGACATCGACGTAGCACCAGGTGCCCCGAGACGCGCCGACATTGACGAAGTCGCCGCGCGCGAGGCGATTGACGATCCGGCTGCCGTCACCGGGGCGGGCATGCACGGCGGTTCTTACCGTTACATAGGCCTGCTCGTATCCGCCCGCGCGCCTCGGCGGCTACCTCGCCCGCTCACGCGATCCGCCGCCCGGCAATCTCGTCATGTGGCGCGGCTTTGCACGGCTCACCGACATTGCGCTCGGAGCCGCCCTCGCGCGGACATCGACAGGATATGGGTAAAAGGAAGCCTCACCGAGGGCTTACGGCAGAGGATGCGCGACAGCATGGCCGGCGTCGCCGTCACACCATGCTCGGTCAGAAGCCGCTCGGCCAGTTCCGGCATGGTGACGTCGGGCGTAGCCTCCACCGCTGCGATCAGGAAATCCGCCACCGGCTCCAGCTTGCCGCTGCCCTTGGGGCGCCCTTGGCGGGCCGGTGCCGCGGAGCTGGTCCGAGAGGGACGCCACGCCAGCTTGATCGCGCAACTCGCACTGACCGAAAACTGCCGGGCCGCAGCTCGGCGAGAACCGCCGTTCTCGACAAACCCGGTGATCCGCTCGCGAAGATCCTAAAGAGTAGCAGCCACACATGATCCACCTCCTCGCACAAGGCAATCAGGTCAGCCGCACCCTCGCAACCCGCGAGTCCAATTTCTAGGACGACGCTTTAGTGGCGACTTTGCGAGTCCAACGCTTACAAATGCAGCTACTGGCCAATATTGCGGCGGATCTCATCTAACAGTTCTGGAACTATAGAGAAAAGATCACCAACAACGCCGTAATCGGCCACCTGGAAGATCGGCGCGTCCTCGTCCTTGTTGATCGCAACGATGGTCTTCGAATCCTTCATCCCGGCGAGATGCTGGATGGCGCCGGAGATTCCCACCGCGACGTAGAGGTCCGGCGCCACCACCTTGCCGGTCTGACCCACCTGCCAGTCGTTCGGCGCGTAGCCGGCGTCCACCGCCGCGCGCGAAGCGCCGACCGCGGCACCCAGCGCGTCGGCCAGCGGCTCGATCAACTCGTGGAACTTGTCGGCCGAGCCGAGCGAGCGCCCCCCGGACACGATGATCCGCGCCGAGGCCAGCTCCGGCCGGTCGGACTTGGCGATCTCCTCGCCCTTGAAGGTGGAGCCGCCGGCCTCCGGCGCCGCCGCCGACACCACCTCGACCAGGGCCGCCGATCCGCCCTCCTCCGCCGCCTTGAAGGCCGCCGTGCGGACGGTGATCACCCGCTTCGGGCCGGGCGCCTGCACCGTCTGGATGGCGTTGCCGGCGTAGATCGGCCGCTCGAACGTGTCGGGCGCCACCACCCTGATGATATCGGACACCTGCGCCACGTCGAGCAGCGCGGCCACCCGCGGCAGCACGTTCTTGCCGGTGGTGGTGGCCGAGGCGATGACCGTCTCGTAGGGCTCGGCGACCGCCGCGATCAGGGCCGCGACCGGCTCGGCGAGGTCGTGGTCGTAGACCGCCTCCTCGCTGTTGAGCACCTTCTCGACCCCGTCGAGCTTGGCCACCGCGTCAGCGACCGCCTTAGTGCCGGAGCCCAGGACCAGGGCGTGGACCGGCGCGCCGATCGCCTTGGCGGCGGTGAGCGCCTTCAGCGTGCCGTCCTTGATCTGGCCGTCGCCGTGCTCGACGAAGAGAAGCGTGGTCATGTGCGCGTGAACTCCGGTTGCGGTTCGCGCCGCTCGACCTCTGGGGGAGCGACGCCGAGTCCGAGAAGAATCAGATGACGCCGGCCTCGACCTTGAGTTTCTGAACGAGCTCGGCAGCCGAGCCGACCTTGACGCCCGCCTGACGGCCCGGCGGCTCGGCGGTCTTGAGCACCTTGAGCTTCGGGGTCACGTCGACGCCGAGACCCTCGGGGTTCAGCTCGTCGAGCGGCTTCTTCTTGGCCTTCATGATGTTGGGCAGCGAGGCGTAGCGCGGCTCGTTGAGGCGCAGGTCGGTGGTGACGATCGCCGGGAGCTTGAGGGCGACCGTCTGGAGGCCGCCATCGACCTCGCGGGTCACGTCGATCCCGCCCTCGCCCGCCTCGATCTTGTAGGCGAAGGTGCCCTGCGGCCAGCCGAGCAGGGCACCGAGCATCTGGCCGGTCTGGTTGCAGTCGTCGTCGATCGCCTGCTTGCCGAGGATGACGAGCTCGGGCATCTCCTTCTCGACGACCGCCTTGAGGATCTTGGCGACGGCAAGCGGCTCGCAATTCACGTCGGTCTTCACGAGGATCGCGCGGTCGGCGCCCATGGCGAGCGCGGTGCGCAGGGTCTCCTGCGCCTGCTGCGGCCCGATCGATACCGCGACGATCTCGGTGGCCTTGCCCTTCTCCTTCAGGCGGATCGCCTCCTCGACGGCGATCTCGTCGAAGGGGTTCATCGACATCTTGACGTTGGCGAGTTCCACGCCCAATCCGTCGGCCTTCACGCGGATCTTCACGTTGTAGTCGACCACCCGCTTGACGGGCACTAGAACCTTCATAACAGTCTCCCTAGCTCCATAGTCCCAAAACGACTTTTATTTATTCCGATAACAGATTGTCATAAAAGATCTACACAACTACATATTTGGGTAGTTCGGCCCGCCCGGGCCTTCCGGCGGTACCCAGTCGATGTTCTGGTTCGGGTCCTTGATATCGCACGTCTTGCAGTGGACGCAGTTCTGCGCGTTGATCTGGTAGCGCACCCCGTCCGAGGCGGAGGCGTCCTCCACCCACTCGTAGACGCCCGCCGGGCAGTAGCGCGCCGAGGGCCCGCCGAACACGTCGTGCTCGGAGCGCTTCTGCACCTCCAGGTCGCGGACCTGGAGGTGGGCCGGCTGGTCCTCCTCGTGGTTGGTGTTCGACAGGTAGACCGAGGAGAGCCGGTCGAAGGTCAGCTTGCCGTCCGGCTTCGGGTAGACGATCGGCGTCACCTCCGAGAGCGGCTTCAGGCAGGCGTGGTCCGGCTTGCCGTGGCCGAGCGTGCCGAACGGCGAGGCGCCGAGCAGGGTCGTCGCCCACATGTCGATCCCGCCGAGGCCGACCCCCACCAGCGTGCCGTACTTCGACCAGAGCGGCTTGACGTTGCGCACCGCCTTGAGGTCCTGCCCGATCGGGCTGTCGCGCCAGCCGGCCTCGTAGGCGGCGAGCTCGTCCCCGGCCCGGCCGGCCTTCAGCGCCTCGGCGATCGCGTCCGCCGCCTGGATGCCGGACAGGATCGCGTTGTGCGAGCCCTTGATGCGCGGCACGTTCACGAAGCCCGCGGAATCGCCCACGAGGCAGCCGCCGGGGAAGACGAGCTTGGGCACCGATTGCCAGCCGCCCTCCATGATCGCCCGCG comes from Methylobacterium sp. FF17 and encodes:
- a CDS encoding SH3 domain-containing protein, giving the protein MHARPGDGSRIVNRLARGDFVNVGASRGTWCYVDVYGGSGWVAGRFIGRGANPYHGHGPAGPGIPPQEPGTYGRGPAGRS
- a CDS encoding electron transfer flavoprotein subunit alpha/FixB family protein, whose translation is MTTLLFVEHGDGQIKDGTLKALTAAKAIGAPVHALVLGSGTKAVADAVAKLDGVEKVLNSEEAVYDHDLAEPVAALIAAVAEPYETVIASATTTGKNVLPRVAALLDVAQVSDIIRVVAPDTFERPIYAGNAIQTVQAPGPKRVITVRTAAFKAAEEGGSAALVEVVSAAAPEAGGSTFKGEEIAKSDRPELASARIIVSGGRSLGSADKFHELIEPLADALGAAVGASRAAVDAGYAPNDWQVGQTGKVVAPDLYVAVGISGAIQHLAGMKDSKTIVAINKDEDAPIFQVADYGVVGDLFSIVPELLDEIRRNIGQ
- a CDS encoding electron transfer flavoprotein subunit beta/FixA family protein; the encoded protein is MKVLVPVKRVVDYNVKIRVKADGLGVELANVKMSMNPFDEIAVEEAIRLKEKGKATEIVAVSIGPQQAQETLRTALAMGADRAILVKTDVNCEPLAVAKILKAVVEKEMPELVILGKQAIDDDCNQTGQMLGALLGWPQGTFAYKIEAGEGGIDVTREVDGGLQTVALKLPAIVTTDLRLNEPRYASLPNIMKAKKKPLDELNPEGLGVDVTPKLKVLKTAEPPGRQAGVKVGSAAELVQKLKVEAGVI